The DNA sequence ACGCGGTCGGCACACTTGTCGATTCAGTCGATGAAAGACCGCGAACACCGCTGGATGCAAGACGAGTTACACCGAGCATCTAATCAGATTCTCGAAGAAGCCCAAGACCACGACTGTACGCACATCGCCTTCGAGAATCTGACCGACATTCGCAAACGGATGGCTGGTGCAAAACGATTCCACGCGTGGGCGTTCCGACGCCTCTACCAATACGTCGAATACAAAGCCGAGATGCTCGGTGTCGTGGTCAAGCAAGTGAGTCCCGCCTACACCTCCCGTCGGTGTTCGTCATGTGGGTTTACGCATGAATCGAATCGGCGGTCGAAGCACCAATTCGTGTGTCAGAAGTGCGAGTACGAACTGAACGCGGACTACAACGCGAGCAAGAATATTGCTCGTAAACTGCTCAAGAAACTCCACTCGGGGCAGAAGTCTTCGGGTGGAGGCGCACCCTGTCAGTGTGCGCTAGCGTCAGGGACGCTGAACCTGAATGGCGATTTCCACGCCTACTCCGTTACGGAGTCAGAAGGGGAGTCCACTGACAAGCCCACGACTTCAGTCGTGGGTTACTGACTCCCACGGGTTCGCGCCGAGGGCGGCGAGCACCGTGAGGACGGCAATCGCAATGCCGACGAGGATGACGGCGACCGGCAGCGCATTTTCGATACCCAATGTCGTAAACGACACCCAAATCTGGACGGGCATCGTCCGCGGGTAGTATGCGAGCATGATGGTCGCGCCGAACTCACCGAGCGACCGCGCGAACGCGAGCGTCATTCCGGCGAGAATCCCACGTTTTGCGAGCGGGAGCGTCACCCGTCGAAACGCCCCACTTCGGGTCGTCCCGAGGGTGCGTGCGGCTTCTTCGAGCGTCCGGTCGACGCCGTTAAACGCCGTCGTCGCGGTCACGACGACGAACGGTGCGGAAACGAACGTCTGGGCGATGACGACGCCGACGAGTGAGCGGGTGAGGGAAATCCCCCCGAGCGAAGCGAGGCTTCCGACCGTCGTGTTCGGGCCGACGAGCATCAGGAGGATGATACCGCTCACGATCGGCGGTAAGACGAGCGGCAGGGCGACGATGCCGCCGACCAGTAGTTGCCAGCGAGAGCGCGTCCGTGCGAGCCAGTAGGCGAGC is a window from the Haladaptatus sp. ZSTT2 genome containing:
- a CDS encoding molybdate ABC transporter permease subunit codes for the protein MSQTHSTRRLAGWDWLRVTFLLGGALALYFLAPLLALFATQSPSAVFGQLQSPVVVDAATNSVTTATVSTLLATVFGVPLAYWLARTRSRWQLLVGGIVALPLVLPPIVSGIILLMLVGPNTTVGSLASLGGISLTRSLVGVVIAQTFVSAPFVVVTATTAFNGVDRTLEEAARTLGTTRSGAFRRVTLPLAKRGILAGMTLAFARSLGEFGATIMLAYYPRTMPVQIWVSFTTLGIENALPVAVILVGIAIAVLTVLAALGANPWESVTHD